One stretch of Mycolicibacterium fallax DNA includes these proteins:
- a CDS encoding cold-shock protein, which translates to MPQGTVKWFNAEKGFGFIAPEDGSADVFVHYTEIQGSGFRTLEENQRVEFEVGQSPKGPQATGVRAV; encoded by the coding sequence ATGCCACAGGGAACTGTGAAGTGGTTCAACGCCGAAAAGGGCTTCGGGTTCATTGCCCCCGAGGACGGCTCCGCCGACGTTTTCGTCCACTACACGGAAATTCAGGGGTCGGGCTTCCGCACCCTGGAGGAGAACCAGCGCGTGGAGTTCGAGGTCGGCCAGAGCCCCAAGGGCCCGCAGGCCACCGGCGTCCGCGCGGTGTGA
- a CDS encoding adenylate/guanylate cyclase domain-containing protein has product MVKRFRFTAPAGYGLPVNLGWLHPARISAFARWVVRTPWPVFTLGMLQADIIGALFVLGFLRFGLPGEDRVQLQDLPATNLAVFLIYLFVAFTIGAIYSLWLLAPVFRWQRRDGLLTDPDPAATDLARTRALRMPIYRTMISATNWLIGGVVFISASWPVAAQSAPVLAVATALGATATSIIGYLQSERVLRPVAVAALRGGVPENFHAAGVIQRLVLTWVLSTGVPVLSIVLAVVAGKTNVLNASPDQLFTPILMLAGAALVIGLAGTVLAAMSIADPLRQLRWALGEVQRGNYNAHMQIYDASELGLLQAGFNDMVRDLAERQRLRDLFGRYVGEDVARRALERGTELGGQERDVAVLFVDLVGSTYLTATRPPGEVVILLNEFFRVIVDTVDRYGGFVNKFQGDAALCIFGAPLEHPDTSGAALAAARELHDNLLPLLGDEFGIGVSAGRAIAGHIGAQARFEYTVIGDPVNEAARLTELAKLEPDRVLASATAVADATDAEALAWNVGEIVQLRGRTEPTQLARPIRLAALDEVQT; this is encoded by the coding sequence GTGGTGAAGCGGTTCAGATTCACCGCTCCCGCCGGATACGGTTTACCGGTGAACCTCGGTTGGCTGCACCCGGCGCGCATCAGTGCGTTCGCCCGCTGGGTGGTCCGCACGCCCTGGCCGGTGTTCACCCTGGGCATGCTGCAGGCCGACATCATCGGCGCACTGTTCGTGCTGGGCTTCCTGCGGTTCGGGCTGCCCGGCGAGGACCGGGTGCAGTTGCAGGACCTGCCGGCGACCAACCTGGCGGTGTTCCTGATCTACCTGTTCGTCGCGTTCACCATCGGCGCCATCTACAGCCTGTGGCTGCTGGCCCCGGTGTTCCGCTGGCAGCGCCGCGACGGGCTGCTCACCGACCCCGACCCGGCCGCCACCGACCTGGCCCGGACCCGCGCGCTGCGGATGCCGATCTACCGCACCATGATCAGCGCAACGAACTGGCTGATCGGCGGCGTGGTGTTCATCAGCGCCAGCTGGCCGGTCGCCGCGCAGTCCGCCCCGGTGCTGGCGGTGGCCACCGCGCTGGGCGCGACCGCCACCTCGATCATCGGCTACCTGCAGTCCGAGCGGGTGCTGCGCCCGGTGGCGGTGGCCGCGCTGCGCGGCGGGGTGCCGGAGAACTTCCACGCCGCCGGGGTGATCCAGCGCCTGGTGCTGACCTGGGTGCTGTCCACCGGCGTCCCGGTGCTCTCGATCGTCTTGGCGGTGGTCGCCGGCAAGACCAACGTGCTCAACGCCTCCCCCGACCAGCTGTTCACCCCGATCCTGATGCTGGCCGGCGCGGCGCTGGTGATCGGCCTGGCCGGCACCGTGCTGGCCGCGATGTCCATCGCCGACCCGCTGCGCCAGCTGCGCTGGGCACTCGGCGAGGTCCAGCGCGGCAACTACAACGCGCACATGCAGATCTACGACGCCTCCGAGCTCGGGCTGCTGCAGGCCGGGTTCAACGACATGGTCCGCGACCTGGCCGAACGGCAGCGGCTGCGGGACCTGTTCGGCCGCTACGTCGGCGAGGACGTGGCCCGCCGGGCCCTGGAGCGCGGCACCGAGCTGGGCGGCCAGGAGCGCGACGTGGCGGTGCTGTTCGTCGACCTGGTCGGCTCGACGTACCTGACCGCCACCCGCCCGCCCGGCGAGGTGGTGATCCTGCTCAACGAGTTCTTCCGGGTCATCGTCGACACCGTCGACCGCTACGGCGGGTTCGTCAACAAGTTCCAGGGCGACGCGGCGCTGTGCATCTTCGGCGCACCGCTGGAACACCCCGACACCTCCGGCGCCGCGCTGGCCGCCGCCCGCGAGCTGCACGACAACCTGCTGCCGCTGCTCGGCGACGAGTTCGGCATCGGGGTCTCGGCCGGGCGGGCGATCGCCGGGCACATCGGCGCGCAGGCCCGCTTCGAGTACACGGTGATCGGCGACCCGGTCAACGAGGCCGCCCGGCTGACCGAGCTGGCCAAGCTGGAGCCCGACCGGGTGCTCGCCTCGGCCACCGCCGTCGCCGACGCCACCGACGCCGAGGCGCTGGCCTGGAACGTCGGGGAGATCGTGCAGCTGCGCGGGCGCACCGAGCCCACCCAGCTGGCCCGGCCGATCCGGCTGGCCGCGCTCGACGAGGTGCAGACCTAA
- a CDS encoding tyrosine-type recombinase/integrase produces MIEKRLNAAGRVRWRVRYRTPDQRQRSRTFDRRRDAEDFEAELRGRMRRGEFVDPQRGRMTLLSLWQEYERTTLTHRRKTTPQNYRVAMQHALNQFQLWPIGKIEHGDVADWVASLSKTKGAETVRYAHRVLCLILEHGVSTRRLPHNVARGVDLPARPPARERILTADEVDALADKLGEHGDIVLCMAYLGLRWSEAAGLRVLHVDLARNRVRVFERATEVAGHMDVDVPKSVASTRDIGIPAFLRDILKARIEGRRPNDLVFPAPEGGHLRNGNWRARSGWDKAIESLGLEGVTPHDLRRTFGSLARLAGADLRWIQKAMGHASITTTARIYAHLYDDELDTVAAALNDLRKPT; encoded by the coding sequence GTGATCGAGAAGCGACTCAATGCCGCCGGCCGGGTGCGTTGGCGCGTCCGCTATCGCACCCCGGATCAGCGCCAGCGTTCACGAACCTTTGACCGCCGCCGTGACGCCGAGGACTTCGAAGCCGAGTTGCGTGGTCGGATGCGCCGGGGCGAGTTCGTGGACCCGCAGCGCGGGCGCATGACACTGCTCAGCCTCTGGCAGGAGTACGAGCGCACTACTCTGACCCACCGCCGGAAGACGACGCCGCAGAACTACCGCGTCGCGATGCAACATGCGCTTAATCAGTTCCAGCTGTGGCCGATCGGCAAGATCGAGCACGGCGATGTCGCCGATTGGGTCGCCTCGCTGTCGAAGACCAAAGGAGCCGAGACCGTCAGATACGCCCACCGAGTCCTGTGCCTCATTCTCGAGCACGGTGTCTCTACCCGCCGGCTGCCCCACAACGTCGCGCGGGGCGTCGACCTCCCGGCCCGTCCCCCGGCCCGGGAGCGCATCCTGACCGCTGACGAGGTCGACGCCCTCGCCGACAAACTCGGCGAGCATGGAGACATCGTGCTGTGCATGGCCTACCTCGGGCTGCGCTGGTCGGAGGCTGCTGGCTTGCGCGTCCTCCACGTTGATCTGGCGCGCAATCGGGTGCGGGTCTTCGAGCGGGCGACCGAAGTCGCGGGCCACATGGACGTCGATGTCCCCAAGAGTGTCGCCTCGACTCGCGATATCGGCATTCCCGCGTTTCTCCGGGACATCCTGAAGGCCAGGATCGAGGGTCGCCGCCCGAACGACTTGGTGTTTCCGGCACCTGAGGGCGGCCACCTCCGGAACGGAAACTGGCGCGCCCGGTCAGGATGGGACAAGGCGATCGAGTCGCTGGGCTTGGAGGGCGTGACACCGCACGACTTGAGGCGGACATTCGGCAGTCTGGCCCGCTTGGCCGGTGCGGACCTCCGATGGATTCAAAAGGCGATGGGCCATGCCTCCATCACGACCACCGCCCGCATCTACGCCCATCTCTATGACGACGAACTCGACACCGTCGCCGCCGCCCTAAACGACCTGAGGAAACCGACGTGA
- a CDS encoding DNA polymerase III subunit delta', with product MSRVFARLVGQDAVEAELTAAATAARGDTAHNAGAGSAMTHAWLITGPPGSGRSVAAQCFAAALQCTSEGVPGCGQCKACTTTMAGTHGDVRRVVPEGLSIGVAEMRGIVQIASRRPSTGRWQVVVVEDADRLTEGAANALLKVVEEPPAATVFLLCAPSVDPEDISVTLRSRCRHVALTTPSVESIARVLTDGDGLSEEEAHWAASVSGGHVGRARRLAVDPEARQRREQALALAGEATMPGRAFGAVEALVKAADEESKALTADRNVAETEELRTALGAGGTGKGAAGAMRGAAGALKDLEKRQKSRATRAARDALDRALMDLAGYFRDALMVSSGAGAVTANHPDMAERTARLAQHAPPDRLLRCIEAVLDCREALAGNVKPKFAVDAMVATVGQALRSDQ from the coding sequence ATGTCCCGGGTATTTGCGCGGCTGGTCGGCCAGGATGCGGTCGAAGCCGAGTTGACGGCCGCCGCCACGGCGGCCCGCGGTGACACTGCTCACAACGCGGGCGCCGGTTCGGCGATGACGCACGCCTGGCTGATCACCGGCCCGCCCGGATCGGGCCGATCGGTCGCCGCCCAGTGCTTCGCGGCCGCCCTGCAGTGCACGTCAGAGGGGGTGCCGGGGTGCGGGCAGTGCAAGGCCTGCACGACGACGATGGCCGGCACGCACGGCGACGTCCGCCGGGTGGTGCCCGAGGGACTTTCGATCGGCGTGGCCGAAATGCGCGGGATCGTGCAGATCGCGTCGCGCCGGCCCAGCACCGGCCGGTGGCAGGTGGTGGTGGTCGAGGACGCCGACCGGCTCACCGAGGGAGCGGCCAACGCGCTGCTGAAGGTGGTGGAGGAGCCGCCGGCGGCGACGGTGTTCCTGCTGTGCGCGCCGTCGGTCGATCCGGAGGACATCTCCGTCACGCTGCGCTCGCGGTGCCGGCACGTCGCGCTGACCACCCCGTCGGTCGAGTCGATCGCCCGGGTGCTGACCGATGGCGACGGCCTGAGCGAGGAGGAGGCGCACTGGGCGGCCTCGGTCAGTGGCGGGCACGTCGGACGGGCCCGCCGGCTGGCCGTCGACCCGGAGGCCCGGCAGCGCCGGGAGCAGGCGCTGGCGCTGGCCGGCGAGGCGACCATGCCGGGTCGGGCGTTCGGCGCGGTGGAGGCCCTGGTGAAGGCGGCCGACGAGGAGTCCAAGGCGCTGACCGCCGACCGCAACGTCGCCGAGACCGAGGAACTGCGGACCGCGCTGGGGGCCGGGGGCACCGGCAAGGGCGCGGCCGGGGCGATGCGCGGGGCCGCCGGCGCGCTCAAGGACCTGGAGAAACGGCAGAAGTCCCGGGCCACCCGGGCCGCCCGCGATGCGCTGGACCGGGCGCTGATGGACCTGGCCGGCTACTTCCGGGATGCGCTGATGGTGTCCTCGGGGGCGGGTGCGGTGACGGCGAATCACCCGGACATGGCCGAGCGGACCGCCCGGCTCGCCCAGCACGCGCCGCCGGACCGACTGCTGCGCTGCATCGAGGCGGTGCTGGACTGCCGCGAGGCGCTGGCCGGTAACGTCAAACCCAAGTTCGCCGTCGACGCGATGGTCGCCACGGTCGGCCAGGCGCTGCGTTCCGACCAGTAG
- a CDS encoding helix-turn-helix transcriptional regulator — protein MNDGITFPRLLTVKNVAEILCVPVSTVHHWAIHGEGPPSFKIGKHRRFDAAAVLRWIEETKRAA, from the coding sequence ATGAACGACGGCATTACGTTCCCCCGGCTGCTGACGGTCAAGAACGTCGCCGAGATCCTGTGCGTCCCGGTGTCGACCGTCCATCACTGGGCGATCCATGGCGAGGGGCCGCCATCTTTCAAGATCGGCAAGCATCGCCGCTTCGACGCGGCCGCGGTCCTCCGCTGGATCGAAGAGACGAAGAGGGCCGCGTGA
- a CDS encoding DEAD/DEAH box helicase yields the protein MNFGSELLAPLVGDAEGDPVRHVAQLPATAGVPADWPAWVPPNVAAAFAGRGITAPWSHQARAADLAHRGSHLVISTGTASGKSLAYQLPILSALATEPRARALYLAPTKALGHDQLAVAHALAGAAGLTDVAPSAYDGDTAAEIRRFARDRSRWIFSNPDMIHLSLLRNHARWSVFLRGLRYLVVDECHYYRGIFGSNVAMVLRRLLRLAARYGADPTVIFASATTAAPGQTAAELIGQRVEEVSVDGSPHGTRTVALWEPPLRTDVTGEQGAPVRRSAGAEAATVMAGLVAEGARTLTFVRSRHGAELTALGARARLAEIAPGLVDTVASYRAGYLAEDRRALERALADGTLRGLATTNALELGIDVSGLDAVVLAGFPGTVASFWQQAGRSGRRGQGALIVLVARDDPLDTYLVHHPEALLDKPVERVVIDPANPYVLGPQLLCAATELPLTEAEVRDWDAEPVVDDLIDDGLLRHRAGRYFPTPGPDPHPGVDIRGSSGGQIAILETGTGRVLGSTGVGQAPASVHPGAVYLHQGETYLVDALDFADGVAFVHAEDPGYRTSSRERVDIAVTGAGEQRILDDVTLGVVPVTVEHQVTGFLRRRSGGEVLDFVELDMPSQTLPTVAAMYTITVEALAAAGVDALRIPGALHAAEHAAIGLLPLVASCDRGDIGGLSTAIGPVDGLPTVFVYDGHPGGAGFAEQGYRQAAVWLGATAAAIEACECPAGCPSCVQSPKCGNGNDPLDKAGAVAVLRLVLDRIGRTL from the coding sequence GTGAACTTCGGCAGCGAGCTGCTGGCACCCCTGGTCGGCGACGCCGAGGGCGACCCGGTGCGGCACGTCGCGCAGCTCCCGGCGACCGCCGGCGTGCCGGCGGACTGGCCGGCCTGGGTGCCCCCGAACGTCGCGGCGGCGTTCGCCGGCCGCGGCATCACCGCGCCCTGGTCGCACCAGGCCCGCGCCGCCGACCTGGCCCACCGCGGCAGCCACCTGGTGATCTCGACCGGCACCGCCTCGGGCAAGTCGCTGGCCTATCAGCTGCCGATCCTGTCCGCGCTGGCCACCGAGCCGCGGGCCCGGGCGCTGTACCTGGCGCCGACCAAGGCGCTCGGGCACGACCAGCTGGCCGTCGCGCACGCCCTGGCCGGGGCGGCCGGGCTCACCGATGTCGCACCGAGCGCCTACGACGGCGACACCGCCGCCGAGATCCGCCGGTTCGCCCGGGACCGGTCCCGGTGGATCTTCTCCAACCCGGACATGATCCACCTGTCGCTGCTGCGCAACCACGCCCGCTGGTCGGTGTTCCTGCGCGGCCTACGCTACCTCGTCGTCGACGAATGCCACTACTACCGCGGCATTTTCGGCTCCAACGTGGCGATGGTGCTGCGCCGGCTGCTGCGGCTGGCGGCCCGCTACGGCGCCGACCCGACGGTGATCTTCGCCAGCGCCACCACCGCCGCGCCCGGGCAGACCGCCGCCGAGCTGATCGGGCAGCGGGTCGAGGAGGTCAGCGTCGACGGCTCCCCGCACGGCACCCGGACCGTCGCGCTGTGGGAACCGCCGCTGCGCACCGACGTCACCGGCGAGCAGGGCGCGCCGGTGCGCCGCTCGGCCGGCGCCGAGGCCGCCACCGTGATGGCCGGGCTGGTCGCCGAGGGCGCGCGCACCCTGACCTTCGTCCGGTCCCGGCACGGCGCCGAGCTGACCGCGCTGGGCGCCCGGGCCCGGCTCGCCGAGATCGCCCCGGGCCTGGTCGACACGGTGGCCTCCTACCGGGCCGGCTACCTGGCCGAGGACCGTCGCGCGCTGGAACGGGCGCTGGCCGACGGCACGCTGCGCGGGCTGGCCACCACCAACGCCCTGGAGCTCGGCATCGACGTGTCCGGGCTGGACGCCGTCGTGCTGGCCGGCTTCCCCGGCACCGTCGCGTCGTTCTGGCAGCAGGCCGGCCGGTCCGGCCGGCGCGGGCAGGGCGCGCTCATCGTGCTGGTGGCCCGCGACGACCCGCTGGACACCTACCTGGTGCACCACCCCGAGGCGCTGCTGGACAAGCCGGTCGAGCGGGTGGTCATCGACCCGGCCAACCCGTACGTGCTGGGGCCCCAATTGCTCTGCGCGGCAACCGAACTGCCGCTGACCGAGGCCGAAGTCCGGGACTGGGACGCCGAGCCGGTGGTCGACGACCTGATCGACGACGGGCTGCTGCGGCACCGCGCCGGGCGGTACTTCCCCACCCCGGGCCCCGACCCGCACCCCGGCGTCGACATTCGCGGCTCCTCCGGCGGGCAGATCGCGATCCTGGAGACCGGCACCGGACGGGTGCTCGGCAGCACCGGGGTCGGCCAGGCACCGGCCAGCGTGCATCCCGGCGCGGTGTACCTGCATCAGGGCGAGACGTACCTGGTGGACGCGCTGGACTTCGCCGACGGCGTGGCGTTCGTGCACGCCGAGGATCCCGGCTACCGCACGTCGTCGCGGGAACGCGTCGACATCGCCGTCACCGGGGCCGGCGAGCAGCGGATCCTCGACGACGTCACCCTCGGGGTGGTGCCGGTGACCGTCGAACACCAGGTGACCGGGTTCCTGCGCCGGCGCTCCGGCGGCGAGGTGCTGGACTTCGTCGAGCTGGACATGCCCAGCCAGACGCTGCCGACCGTCGCGGCGATGTACACCATCACCGTCGAGGCGCTGGCCGCCGCCGGCGTCGACGCGCTGCGCATCCCGGGGGCGCTGCACGCCGCCGAGCACGCCGCGATCGGGCTGCTGCCGCTGGTGGCCAGCTGCGACCGCGGCGACATCGGCGGGCTGTCCACCGCGATCGGCCCGGTCGACGGGCTGCCCACGGTGTTCGTCTACGACGGGCATCCCGGCGGGGCGGGCTTCGCCGAGCAGGGCTACCGGCAGGCCGCGGTGTGGCTGGGCGCCACCGCGGCGGCGATCGAGGCGTGTGAATGCCCGGCGGGCTGCCCGTCCTGCGTGCAATCGCCCAAGTGCGGCAACGGCAACGACCCGCTGGACAAGGCCGGGGCGGTGGCGGTGCTGCGGCTGGTGCTGGATCGGATCGGGCGCACGCTATGA
- the topA gene encoding type I DNA topoisomerase, which yields MKRLVIVESPTKARKIAGYLGPNYIVESSRGHIRDLPRNAADVPAKYKQEPWSRLGVNVDSDFEPLYIVSPDKKSTVTELKNLLKGVDELYLATDGDREGEAIAWHLLETLKPRIPVKRMVFHEITEPAILAAAENPRDLDIDLVDAQETRRILDRLYGYEVSPVLWKKVAPRLSAGRVQSVATRIIVQRERERMAFRSAGYWDIVAELDASVSDPGATPPVFSARLVNVDGLRVATGRDFDSLGAVKKPAEVVVLDEAGANGLVAGLSGAALTVSSVEEKPYTRRPYAPFMTSTLQQEAGRKLRFSSERTMSVAQRLYENGYITYMRTDSTTLSASAIDAARNQARQLYGEEYLHPTARQYTRKVKNAQEAHEAIRPAGDTFATPDAVRRELENDEFRLYELIWQRTVASQMADARGTTLSLRIAGAAADGRDVTFAASGRTLTFAGFLKAYVETVDELAGGEADDAERRLPNLRQGQQVSANALTPDGHSTNPPARYTEASLIKALEDLGIGRPSTYSSIIKTIQDRGYVYKKGSALVPSWVAFAVIGLLEQHFARLVDFDFTAAMEDDLDAIAGGQERRSNWLRNFYFGGEHGAEGSISRAGGLKQLVGGNLDGIDARLVNSIKLFDDAEGRAVNVRVGNYGPYLERMVLGEDGEPTPQRANLNDSLTPDELTLELAEELFATPQDGRSLGVDPESGHEIIAREGRYGPYVTEVLPAPPEDPEDGVGAKKSKKPTGPKPRTGSLLRSMDLQTVTLEDALKLLSLPRVVGVDPDNGEEITAQNGRYGPYLKRGTDSRSLATEDQMFTVTLEEALKIYAEPKRRGRQAAATPPLRELGTDPVSGQPMVIKDGRFGPYVTDGETNASLRKGDEVATITDERASELLSDRRARGPAKKATRKAPAKKAAAKKVAAKKVPAKKTAAKKTAAKKAAAKKA from the coding sequence GTGAAGCGACTGGTCATTGTCGAGTCGCCGACCAAGGCCCGCAAGATCGCCGGGTACCTGGGCCCCAACTACATCGTGGAGTCCTCCCGCGGCCACATCCGCGACCTGCCGCGCAACGCCGCCGACGTGCCGGCCAAGTACAAGCAGGAGCCCTGGTCCCGGCTGGGGGTCAACGTCGACTCGGACTTCGAGCCGCTCTACATCGTCAGCCCGGACAAGAAGAGCACGGTCACCGAGCTCAAGAACCTGCTCAAGGGCGTCGACGAGCTCTACCTGGCCACGGACGGTGACCGCGAGGGCGAGGCCATCGCCTGGCACCTGCTGGAAACCCTCAAGCCGCGGATCCCGGTCAAGCGGATGGTGTTCCACGAGATCACCGAGCCGGCCATCCTGGCCGCCGCCGAGAACCCCCGCGACCTGGACATCGACCTGGTCGACGCGCAGGAGACCCGCCGCATCCTGGACCGGCTGTACGGCTACGAGGTGTCCCCGGTGCTGTGGAAGAAGGTCGCCCCGCGGCTTTCGGCGGGCCGGGTGCAGTCGGTCGCGACCCGCATCATCGTGCAGCGCGAGCGGGAGCGGATGGCGTTCCGCAGCGCCGGCTACTGGGACATCGTCGCCGAACTCGACGCCAGCGTGTCCGACCCGGGCGCCACCCCGCCGGTGTTCAGCGCCCGGCTGGTCAACGTCGACGGGCTGCGGGTGGCCACCGGCCGGGACTTCGACTCGCTCGGCGCGGTCAAGAAGCCCGCCGAGGTGGTGGTGCTCGACGAGGCCGGCGCCAACGGGCTGGTCGCCGGACTGTCCGGGGCCGCGCTGACGGTGTCGTCGGTGGAGGAGAAGCCCTACACCCGGCGGCCGTACGCGCCGTTCATGACCTCGACGCTGCAGCAGGAGGCCGGGCGCAAGCTGCGGTTCTCCTCCGAGCGCACCATGAGCGTGGCGCAGCGGCTGTACGAGAACGGCTACATCACCTACATGCGTACCGACTCGACGACGCTGTCGGCCAGCGCCATCGACGCCGCCCGCAACCAGGCCCGGCAGCTCTACGGCGAGGAGTACCTGCACCCGACGGCGCGGCAGTACACCCGCAAGGTCAAGAACGCCCAGGAGGCGCACGAGGCGATCCGGCCGGCCGGCGACACCTTCGCCACCCCCGACGCGGTGCGCCGCGAGCTGGAGAACGACGAGTTCCGGCTCTACGAGCTGATCTGGCAGCGCACGGTGGCCTCCCAGATGGCCGACGCGCGGGGCACCACGCTGAGCCTGCGGATCGCCGGTGCCGCCGCCGACGGCCGCGACGTCACCTTCGCCGCCAGCGGCCGCACGCTGACCTTCGCCGGCTTCCTCAAGGCCTACGTGGAGACCGTCGACGAGCTGGCCGGCGGCGAGGCCGACGACGCCGAGCGGCGGCTGCCGAACCTGCGCCAGGGCCAGCAGGTCAGCGCCAACGCACTGACCCCGGACGGGCATTCGACCAACCCGCCGGCCCGCTACACCGAGGCGTCGCTGATCAAGGCGCTGGAGGATCTCGGGATCGGCCGGCCGTCGACGTACTCGTCGATCATCAAGACCATCCAGGACCGCGGCTACGTCTACAAGAAGGGCAGCGCGCTGGTGCCGTCCTGGGTGGCGTTCGCCGTGATCGGTTTGCTGGAGCAGCATTTCGCGCGGCTGGTGGACTTTGACTTCACCGCCGCGATGGAGGACGACCTCGACGCGATCGCCGGCGGACAGGAGCGCCGCAGCAACTGGCTGCGCAACTTCTACTTCGGCGGTGAGCACGGCGCGGAGGGCTCGATCTCGCGGGCCGGCGGGCTCAAGCAGCTGGTCGGCGGCAACCTCGACGGCATCGACGCGCGGCTGGTCAACTCGATCAAGCTGTTCGACGACGCCGAGGGCCGCGCGGTCAACGTCCGGGTCGGCAACTACGGGCCCTACCTGGAGCGGATGGTGCTCGGCGAGGACGGCGAGCCGACCCCGCAGCGGGCCAACCTCAACGATTCGCTGACCCCCGACGAGCTGACCCTGGAGCTGGCCGAGGAGCTGTTCGCCACCCCGCAGGACGGCCGCAGCCTGGGCGTCGACCCGGAGTCCGGGCACGAGATCATCGCCCGGGAGGGCCGGTACGGGCCGTACGTCACCGAGGTGCTGCCGGCCCCGCCGGAGGATCCCGAGGACGGGGTGGGCGCGAAGAAGTCCAAGAAGCCGACCGGCCCCAAGCCGCGCACCGGGTCGTTGCTGCGCAGCATGGATCTGCAGACGGTGACGCTGGAGGATGCGCTCAAGCTGCTGTCGTTGCCGCGGGTGGTCGGGGTCGATCCGGACAACGGCGAGGAGATCACCGCGCAGAACGGCCGGTACGGGCCGTACCTGAAGCGCGGCACCGATTCGCGTTCGCTGGCCACCGAGGACCAGATGTTCACCGTCACCCTGGAGGAGGCGCTGAAGATCTACGCCGAGCCCAAGCGTCGGGGACGCCAGGCCGCGGCCACCCCGCCGCTGCGCGAGCTGGGCACCGATCCGGTGTCGGGCCAGCCGATGGTGATCAAGGACGGCCGGTTCGGCCCGTACGTGACCGACGGCGAGACCAACGCCAGCCTGCGCAAGGGCGACGAGGTCGCGACGATCACCGACGAGCGGGCCTCCGAGCTGCTGTCGGACCGTCGGGCCCGCGGGCCGGCCAAGAAGGCCACCCGCAAGGCTCCGGCCAAGAAGGCCGCCGCGAAGAAGGTGGCTGCGAAGAAGGTCCCGGCCAAGAAGACGGCCGCCAAGAAGACGGCCGCCAAGAAGGCCGCAGCCAAGAAGGCCTAG